TCTATCTGAGCGCCGGTGTTTCAGGCGGGCATCTTAACCCAGCGGTGACAATCGCGCTGTGCCTGTTCGCAAACTTTGAAGGCCGTAAAGTCGTACCCTATATTCTGGCGCAGGTTGCCGGCGCCTTCTGCGCTGCCGCGTTGGTTTATGGTCTCTACTACAATTTGTTCCTGGATTACGAAACAGGTCATCAGATGGTACGTGGCAGCGTTGAAAGCCTCGACCTGGCCGGCATCTTCTCTACCTATCCAAACCCGCACATCAGTGTTGGTCAGGCGTTCCTGGTTGAGATGGTGATTACCGCCGTACTGATGGGCGTCATTATGGCGCTGACCGATGACGGCAACGGCGTACCACGCGGCCCGCTGGCACCGCTTTTGATTGGTCTGCTGGTAGCCATTATCGGTGGTGCAATGGGCCCGCTGACCGGCTTCGCACTTAACCCGGCGCGTGACTTCGGTCCAAAACTGTTCGCCTTCTTCGCCGGATGGGGCAACGTCGCCTTCACCGGTGGCAAAGATATTCCTTACTTCCTGGTTCCGATTTTTGGCCCGCTGGTCGGTGCTTGCCTCGGAGCCTGGGGTTACCGTTCACTGATTGGCCGTCATCTGCCCGTTAACGTGGCGGAAGCCAGCACAACAGAAAAACCGGTTGCGCGCGCTCAGCAGCGTAAAGCGTAAGTTTCATCGATACATCATCAGGAAAGCACAATGACTACGACTGATAAAAAATATATTGTCGCGCTCGATCAGGGCACAACCAGCTCACGTGCCGTAGTGCTCGATCATGACGCGAACATCGTCGCCGTTTCACAGCGTGAATTTACCCAGATCTACCCGAAAGCGGGTTGGGTTGAGCATGACCCAATGGATATCTGGGCGTCACAAAGCTCAACGCTGGTTGAAGTGCTGGCACATGCCGACATTAACTCCGATCAAATCGCGGCGATTGGTATCACCAACCAGCGTGAAACCGCCATCGTGTGGGATAAAGAGAGCGGCAAGCCTATCTACAACGCCATCGTCTGGCAGGATCCACGTACCGCAGATTACTGTAACAAGCTGAAGAAAGAGGGACTGGAAGAGTATATCCAGCACACCACCGGTTTGGTGATTAACCCTTACTTCTCCGGCACCAAAGTGAAGTGGATTCTTGACCACGTTGAAGGCGCACGTGAACGTGCTAAACGCGGCGAACTGCTGTTTGGAACCGTTGATACCTGGCTGATTTGGAAAATGACGCAAGGGCGTGTGCACGTAACCGATCACACCAACGCCTCACGTACCATGATGTACAACATCCACAAGCTGGAGTGGGATGAGCGCATGCTGGAGATCCTCGATATTCCGCGTGAAATGCTGCCGGAAGTGAAAGGTTCTTCAGAAGTTTACGGCCAGACCAACATTGGTGGTAAAGGCGGTACGCGTATTCCCATCGCCGGTATCGCGGGTGACCAACAGGCGGCGCTCTACGGCCAGCTGTGCGTACAACCGGGTATGGCGAAAAACACCTACGGCACCGGCTGCTTTATGTTGATGAACACCGGCACCGAAGCCGTGACCTCAACGCACGGCCTGCTGACTACCATCGCCTGCGGTCCACGCGGCGAAGTGAACTATGCGCTGGAAGGTGCGGTGTTTATCGGTGGTGCGTCAATTCAGTGGCTGCGCGACGAGATGAAGCTGATCAGCGATTCCACTGACTCCGAATACTTCGCGTTGAAAGTGAAAGACAGCAACGGTGTTTACATGGTGCCTGCCTTCACCGGTTTGGGCGCGCCCTATTGGGACCCGTATGCACGCGGTGCGATCTTCGGTCTGACGCGCGGTGCAAACGCTAACCACATCATTCGTGCCACGCTGGAATCGATCGCTTATCAGACGCGCGACGTGCTGGAAGCGATGCAAAACGATGCCGGCACCCGCCTGCAATCGCTGCGCGTTGATGGCGGTGCGGTAGCCAACAACTTCCTGATGCAGTTCCAGTCCGACATTCTCGGCACGCGCGTTGAGCGTCCGGAAGTGCGTGAAGTGACTGCGTTGGGTGCGGCATATCTTGCTGGCCTGGCGGTCGGCTTCTGGGGCGATCTGGATGAAGTCCGCGAGAAAGCGGTGATTGAGCGTGAGTTCCGTCCAAGCATCGAAACCACCGAACGTAACGTCCGCTACGCAGGCTGGAAGAAAGCCGTCGCACGTGCGAAAGCATGGGAAGACGAAGAGTAAAATCCTGCTGACCCGCGGCGCCCCCTGCCGCGGGTTTTTCCCCCGTCCCCCTTCCGCGCTGTGTTAAACTGCCCGCCTGTTTTTTGTCAGGTGCAACCATGAAACGAGAACTCGCGATTGAATTTTCCCGCGTGACCGAAGCCGCCGCTCTGGCGGGCTATCACTGGTTAGGACGCGGCGATAAAAATGCGGCCGACGGCGCAGCCGTTCACGCCATGCGCATTATGCTTAACACTATCGATATCGACGGCCAGATTGTGATTGGCGAGGGCGAAATCGACGAAGCGCCAATGCTGTATATCGGTGAGAAAGTCGGTACCGGTCGCGGCGACGCGGTAGATATCGCCGTCGATCCGATTGAAGGCACGCGCATGACGGCGATGGGCCAGGCCAATGCGCTGGCGGTGCTGGCGGTCGGCGATAAGGGCAGCTTCCTGCACGCACCTGATATGTACATGGAGAAGCTGATTGTCGGGCCCGGCGCACGCGGCGCCATCGACCTTAATCTGCCACTCGATATTAATCTGAAAAACATCGCGCTGGCACTGGGCAAGCCGCTCAGCCAGCTGACGGTATCGATTCTGGCTAAACCACGCCACGATGCGGTGATTGCTCAGCTGCAACAGCTCGGCGTGCGCGTGTTCTCCTTCCCGGACGGCGATGTGGCGGCTTCAATTCTTACCTGCATGCCGGACAGCGAAGTGGATGTGATGTATGGCATCGGCGGCGCGCCGGAAGGGGTGGTATCGGCGGCGGTTATCCGGGCGATGGATGGCGACATGCAGGCACGCCTGCTGGCACGTCATCAAGTGAAAGGCGATAGCGAAGAGAATCGTCGCTTAGGTGAGAATGAGCTACAGCGCTGCGCCGAGATGGGCATTGAAGCGGGTCAGGTGCTGAAGCTGGATCAGATGGCGCGTAACGATAACGTGATCTTCGCCGCCACGGGCATCACCACCGGCGATTTACTGCAAGGCATCACGCGTAACGGCAACATCGCCACCAGCGAAACGCTGCTGGTGCGCGGCAAATCACGCACTATTCGCCGCATCCAGTCGATCCACTATCTCGATCGCAAAGACGCGGCGCTGCATCAATTTATCCTGTAATCGCCTGCTTGCCGCTCTCCGGATGACGTGAGAGCGGCCACCAGCACAGCAGCATCACCAGCGACGTCACAAACATCAACATGCCGAGGCTGGATTGGTCGTGCTGCGGCAGCAGAGCAGAAAGCCACGCTACCACGCCGGAACCCAGGTTTTGCAACCCCCCAATTAACGCCCCAGCGCTGCCCGCCAGCCATGCATACGGCTCCATCGCACCCGAGGTTGCCAGCGGGAACAGCATGCCGGCGCCAAAGAAGAACAGCGCAGCCGGCACCAACAGCGTCCAGATATTCATCACGCCAAACCAGGCGGGAACCCACATCAATAAGCCCGCCAGCAGGCAGCTATTGACGCCATACCACATTAGCGTGTGCCAGGATTTCTGCTCGCGTCCGGCAAACCAGGCGCCAAAGAACGCCGCCGGAATCGGCAGGATAAACAGGATGCTGACGGTCAAACCATCCAGACCTAAAACACCGCCCATCAGCACGCCGCAGCTGGCCTCGAATACTGCGATGCCTGCCAGCGCGCCAATCAGCAGCAGCAGGTAACGCACGAAATTGCCGTCACTCAGCAGGGTGGCATAACGCTTCAGGAATGGCGTAGCAGGTGTATCAACGGGACGGGTTTCCGGTAACCAGCGCGCCATCGACGCGGTAACGCCAACACACAGCAGCAGCAGGAAGGCGAAACAGGCGTGCCAGCCAAACAGATGCGTCAGCAGCGCGCCAATCACCGGCGCCAGCAGCGGGCTAACCAGAATGCCCATATTGAGTAAACTGTTCGCCTGGCGCAATGCGATACCAGAGTAAAGGTCACGCGGCATGGTGCGCGCCATCACGCCGGCCACGCCGGTACCTAAACCTTGCACCGCGCTGCCCAGCACCAGAATATCCAGTGAGGGCGCGAACATGGCGATCAAGGCACCAATAGCAAAGATCGTCATGCCGATAAGGATCACCGGACGTCGACCAAAGCTGTCCGAAAGCGGGCCGTAGATCAGCTGCGAGCCACCGTAGGTCATCAGATAGGCGGCCATCACCTGCTGAATGGCACCGCTGCGCACATTGAGCGTCTCTGCCATGTTGGCCATCGCTGGCACATAGATGGTTTGCGCCATCTGCCCCACCGCCACCAGCACGATCAGCATGAATAACAGAAAGCGATTTTGCGTTTTACTTATCAACATGGAACAAAATGTCTGCCTGAGAAACAAAGAATAAGCAGCACAAAACAGGCTGCCTCGGATTTATGGCGGCAAAAATATCAGGATTCAGTGACAAATCGAGAGGGACCGGCAAAGCTGTAGTGTCTTAAGCCGTCAAGGTTGACGTCCAGATTGTAAACCGGCCGCTACAGTTGCTGATCTGTGCGCTGCGTTTGTCGCTGAGAGCCCTTTGCTGGTCGTGAAGGTGGTAATCCGTGAGGTCAATAGCGATCATATACCCTAAATAATTCGAGTTGCAGGAAGGCGGCAAGTGTGTGAATCCCCGGGAGCTTACATTAGTAAGTGACTGGGGTGAGCACACGTAGCCAACGCAGCTGCAGCTTGAAGTATGACGGGTAATCAACACTAAGGAGCCAACATGGCAGAGTGGATCAATGCTGAAGTGAAAGAGGTAAAAAACTGGACCGATGCACTGTTCAGTCTGCGCGTCGAAGCGCCCATTGATAGCTTTACCGCAGGTCAGTTTGCCAAGCTGGCATTAGAAATTGACGGCGAGCGTGTGCAGCGCGCCTACTCTTACGTCAACGCGCCCAAAGATTCGCTGCTGGAGTTTTATCTGGTTACTGTGCCGGAAGGCAAACTGAGTCCACGCCTGCAGGCATTGCAGCCCGGCGAGCAGGTGATGATTACCAAAGAAGCCGCAGGGTTCTTTGTACTCGACGAAATTCCTGACTGCCAAACGCTGTGGATGCTGGCCACCGGCACGGCGATTGGCCCCTATTTATCGATTCTGCAACAGGGCGAAGATCTGGAGCGTTTCGACAATATTGTGCTGGTGCACGCTGCCCGTCTCGCGGATGACCTGAGCTTCCTGCCGTTAATGCAGCAGCTGCAGCAGCGCTATCAGGGCAAACTGCATATTCAGACCGTGGTAAGCCGCGAAGAGATCGCCGGTTCGCTGCACGGCCGCGTACCGCAGTTGATTGAGAGCGGCGAACTGGAGCGCGCGGTTGGCTTGCCGCTCACAGCTGAAACCAGCCATGTGATGCTGTGTGGTAATCCGCAAATGGTGCGCGATACCCAACAATTGCTAAAAGACACACGTGAGATGCGCAAGCATTTCAAACGTAAACCCGGGCATATGACCAGCGAGCATTATTGGTAAGAGGCGCGAGGCGAAGATTGTCAGATTTTTCCCAATGTGGGTTTTGACTTTCCCCGGTAAAAACCGTTCTAATCGTGGGCTAAGTGAATGATTTAGGGCCGAAGCAATGAAGAACCTGCCAGTCGCGCTGCTGCTTGGCCTCGCACTGACATTTCCCGCCTGGGCGGAGGACGCACCTGCACTGGATCGTAGCGATCATCTTCCTGCTGCGCCCTATCTGCTCGCGGGTGCGCCGACGTTCGATATGACCGTTGCGCAGTTCCGTGAAAAGTACAACGCCGCCAATCCCAATGAACCGCTGCAGGAATATCGCGCCATTGATAGTCGCGGCGATAAAAGTAACCTGACGCGTGCCGCCAGTAAAATCAGCGAAACGCTGTATGCTTCAACCGCGCTGGAGCAAGGCACCGGCAAAATCAAAACCCTGCAAATCACCTGGCTGCCGGTTCCCGGTCCCGATATGAAAGCGGCGCAGGCACGTGCCATGGATTACATGACTGCCCTGCTGCGTTTCTTCATCCCCGGTTTGTCGGCCGAAGATGGTCGCAAAAAGCTCGATTCTCTGCTGAGCGCCGGCAAAGGTGCGCGTTATTTTGCCCGCACCGAAGGCGCACTGCGCTTCGTGGTCGCGGACAACGGCGACAAGGGTTTAACCTTCGCCATTGAGCCGATAAAACTGGCGATCGCTACGCCCTGATCACACCGGCAAAAATGACGAAAAGCAAAGCCAGCAACCCATTTGATCTCTATACTGTCTCGCAGACATCGCTGCCCGATGGCAGCGCTATTTCATGAATCGCGTTATGCGGAGGAAAGAATGCGACATCCACTGGTTATGGGTAACTGGAAACTGAACGGTAGCAAGCAGATCACCAAAGAGCTGATTGAAGGCCTGCGCAAAGAGCTGTCTGGTGTTGATGGTTGTGGCGTCGCGATTGCACCGCCAGCCATCTATCTGGACCTGGCGAAACACGCCATTTCCGGTAGCCACATCGCTCTGGGTGCTCAGAACGTCGACGTTAACTTGTCTGGCGCATTCACTGGCGAAACTTCCGCAGACATGCTGAAAGACGTTGGCGCGAAATACATCATCATCGGCCACTCTGAGCGCCGTACCTACCATAAAGAGAGCGATGAGTTCATCGCGAAGAAATTTGCCGTCGTGAAGGAAGCGGGCCTGGTACCCGTTCTGTGCATCGGTGAAACCGACGCAGAAAACGAAGCGGGCCAAACGCAAGAAGTGTGCGCACGTCAGATCGACGCCGTGCTGGAAACGCAGGGCGCAGCAGCGTTCGAAGGCGCGGTCATCGCTTATGAGCCAGTTTGGGCCATCGGTACCGGCAAATCCGCTACGCCAGCGCAGGCTCAGGCCGTGCACAAATTTATTCGTGACCACATCGCGAAGAAAGACGCTGCCATCGCACAGCAAGTGATCATCCAGTACGGCGGTTCGGTAAACGACAAAAACGCCGCTGAGCTGTTCACCCAGCCAGATATCGATGGCGCGCTGGTTGGCGGTGCTTCACTGAAAGCCGATGCTTTCGCCGTGATCGTGAAAGCCGCAGCCGCTGCGAAAAACGCGTAAGTTTTGGATGTATGATGAGGCGGCTGATTAGCCGCCTTTTTTATGTCACCTGACATGTCGACCTTACAAAATCCCGCATTGATGATCCTGCAGCTCTTCCGCCGAACCACTGTTCAGCTTAAGCCAGTTGCGTTCTAACGCCAGCAGCGCTAAGCGACCATCCGGCAGCTGCGCCAGCGCCAGGCCATATTTCCCCATCTCGGTGCGCGCGTGAGGCACTTCGTTTGCCAGACGGATAAACGCACTCTGCTGCGCCAGTTCTGCTGTTGAAAGCGTACGTATCAGGTAACGATGCTTGCGCAGCGTTTCGCTTTGCCACTGCGCGTTAAGCCTCGGCGCCAGGGCATCAAGTTGCTGACGCACATCGGGTCGCAGACAAGAGATGTGAATATGCAGCTGATTCTGCGTACGCCCGTATTGCGCATTGATTGCCAGCGACAGCGCGCTATCTGATATCGGCGCGCCGTGCTTTTGTGCAAGTAATGTCCGTTGTTGCCAGGCGTCGGCAAACAGATTCGGCGTAGACGGCTCAAGAATGATGGGACTTTCCATGCCGCTGATTTTTTCGATCGGCATCAGTAGATACTGCAACGGACCGTTGAGATCTTTCAGCGTGACGTAACCCTGCGCACTGTTCACCTGCTGGCAAGGCGCGGGTTTGCCGCTGGCGGCCATGCCAGGCACGCATTTCTCGCTAATGATCTGCCACAAGGCGTTGGAATTTTTCTGGAAATGAATGGCGGCGGCAATCAATCCGACAATCAACAGCACCAATAGTGCGGTAAGTAACTTCAGGGTACGACGACTGCCCTGCATAGCCCGATTCCTCTGTTCATCACCTGCCAGCATCCTCGCCTGGCAGGTGATGAAAGTCACGGACTAATCCTCGGCGCCACGCAGGATGGCATCGAGTTTTTCCGGCTGCAGACGAATCTGCGCCGCACGACGATGTGCCTGCATGCCTTCGGTACGACTTTGACGCACCGCAGGCGCGGCGATGGCCGCGATACCCTGATCGTCAATCCATTGATGCGTACAGGTTTTCAGATAGGCGCCCACCCACAACCCGCCGGTATAGCGCGCCGCTGCCATGGTGGGTAACGTGTGGTTAGTACCGCAGCACTTATCAGAGAACACCACGCTGGCATTTTGACCGATAAACAGCGATCCGTAGTTGCGGATACGCGCCGCCAGCGCATGGGGATCGCGAGCATGGATTTGCAAATGTTCGGTGGCGATCTCATCGGTGTAGGCCACCATCGCATCTTCGTCGGCGCACAATACAATCTCGCCCTGTCTTTGCCATGCTTCACCAGCCGTCTTCGCCGTCGGCAGCGATGACAGCTGCGCCTCAATTTCACGCAAGGTTTCATGCGCTATGCGCTCGCTGGTGGTGGCCAGCCCTACGCGAGTGCGCACATCATGTTCCGCCTGCGCCAGCAGATCCGCCGCCAGCACGCGTGGATCGGCACTATCATCGGCCACAATAAAGATTTCGCTTGGTCCTGCCAGCGCATCAATACCCACTTTGCCAAAAACCTGACGCTTGGCCTCATTGACGAAGGCGTTACCCGGTCCAACAATTTTGTCCACTGCCGGCAGCGATGCGGTGCCATACGCCATCGCGGCAATCGCCTGCGCGCCGCCAACTTTAAAAATACGGTGTGCCCCGGCTAAATGGCAGATAGCAATCATCGCCGGATGCGCGCCCGGTGGCAGGCAGGCAATAATGTTGTCGCAGCCCGCTACGACCGCGGGCACGATGGACATCACCGGTGCGGAGAGAATCGGATAGCGTCCGCCCGGCACATAGCAGCCCACGGTTTCGATAGGAATGATGCGATGCCCCAAATGCACGCCGGGCAGCGTTTCAATCTCTAGCGGCTGTAGTGTTGCGCGCTGGGCTTCGGCGAAGCGGCGCACCTGGGCGATGGCAAATTCACTGTCGTGGCGAGTTTGAGGAGCCAGTTGTGTGAGCACCTGCTCGATCTCCGCTGCCGAAACTTCCAGCTGCTCCGGCGCTACCCCATCAAATTTCAGTGAATACGCCTGCAGCGCCGCATCACCATGCTGGCGCACATTGCTGATAATGTCGCTTACCGTGGCGATCAGGCTGGCATCGGCCTGCGCATCTTCGCCTGCGGGTTGCTTAATAAACTGCACGCGTTGCTTACTCATGCTTCCGTCTCCGCCAGTTGGCCCAATTTGATCTGCGCCAGCATCGCCAGATGATCGTAAACCACCCACTCATCCACAATTTTACCGTTTACCACGTGATAGTGGCTCATGCCCATCACCAGCAGACGCTGACCGGTCGGCTTGCCCAACTCGCCATAGCCCAGATGATGTCCTTCCATCACCCAGCGCACCGCCACTTTAGTGCCGCCTTCTTCACACGGATTGGAGCAAATATGCTGCGGCATCCACGCGCCGTCAGGGATCATGCCGATCAACGCCAGCGTCTGGTGGATCACCGATGCCTGACCATACAGCTCTTTCATCAGCGGGCCGTGCCACTGCACATTACTGGCGTAAACGTCTTTCACTTTGCCCAGCATGCGTTTGTTGTAGATCTCATGCAGCCAGCCCAGCACCTGGGCCTCGGTATCGCTGTGCGCCAGCGTATAATCCGGGTCGCTTTCCGGCGGATATTGCCCCAGCAGGCGACGGTTTTCGCCAATCTCCGTCAGGCGGAAACCTTTATCAAACTGCTCTTTCGCCATGTTGTAAGCGATCTGATCGGTATCCAGTCCCAGCTGACGCATCAGCGACATGTTGTCGCTCACCACCCATTCGCGGTAGATCTTGTTTTCCAGAATCATGCAGTCCGCGACGGTACGCGTGGTGAAGGTTCGATTGGTCGGCTTACCGTACTGGCTTGGCTGCGTGTGTCGACCGCTGCCGGTGACCAGATGCGAAGTGTAAAAACCGTCAACATCGTTGCCGTTCCAGATCACCTGCGTCGCCATGCCACGTCGCTCCGGGAAAGCCACCAAGCGCTGCAGCGTATCCAGCACCACCTGTTCACGGGTATAAATCGTGCCTAGCGCGTTATAGAGCACGCAGTTATGGGTGTAATGGCTGTAGATCAGTCCGACATCACGCTCATCCCAAATCTTGTGGGTGCAACGCACAATGTAATCAACAATATCGGTATAGCAGGGATCGAAACCGCGCATCGGCTGTACTCGCGCACGGTTTTCTGGAACCAGATCGACAAAATCCCGTCGCTCAACCTGCAAAACCGGTTCGACCTGGGTACGTGCTGAGGTTTTTTCTGCGCTCTTTTCACTGGCGGTGGCTTTATTAGCCGTGTCCGTTGTAGACATAAACACTCCTGCTTTTGACGAATTAAGGGTGAGCGCGGTCCTCGCAATCAAGCGCTGCCGATTCACCCGGCTGAATTCAGGGTGCAGAACGCCGTCGGTAATTAAGGGAATTAATTACCGTGACGTAACGCGTTATTTAAAAGTGCTGGTTATTCAGTTGAGTAGCTGCAACCAGATTGAGAGTTCATCGATACCTAAATATTCCCGCATAATTACG
The sequence above is drawn from the Pantoea nemavictus genome and encodes:
- a CDS encoding MIP/aquaporin family protein is translated as MSQTTNTLTGQCIAEFIGTGLIIFFGAGCVAALKLAGAAFGQWEICIIWGLAVSMAVYLSAGVSGGHLNPAVTIALCLFANFEGRKVVPYILAQVAGAFCAAALVYGLYYNLFLDYETGHQMVRGSVESLDLAGIFSTYPNPHISVGQAFLVEMVITAVLMGVIMALTDDGNGVPRGPLAPLLIGLLVAIIGGAMGPLTGFALNPARDFGPKLFAFFAGWGNVAFTGGKDIPYFLVPIFGPLVGACLGAWGYRSLIGRHLPVNVAEASTTEKPVARAQQRKA
- the glpK gene encoding glycerol kinase GlpK — protein: MTTTDKKYIVALDQGTTSSRAVVLDHDANIVAVSQREFTQIYPKAGWVEHDPMDIWASQSSTLVEVLAHADINSDQIAAIGITNQRETAIVWDKESGKPIYNAIVWQDPRTADYCNKLKKEGLEEYIQHTTGLVINPYFSGTKVKWILDHVEGARERAKRGELLFGTVDTWLIWKMTQGRVHVTDHTNASRTMMYNIHKLEWDERMLEILDIPREMLPEVKGSSEVYGQTNIGGKGGTRIPIAGIAGDQQAALYGQLCVQPGMAKNTYGTGCFMLMNTGTEAVTSTHGLLTTIACGPRGEVNYALEGAVFIGGASIQWLRDEMKLISDSTDSEYFALKVKDSNGVYMVPAFTGLGAPYWDPYARGAIFGLTRGANANHIIRATLESIAYQTRDVLEAMQNDAGTRLQSLRVDGGAVANNFLMQFQSDILGTRVERPEVREVTALGAAYLAGLAVGFWGDLDEVREKAVIEREFRPSIETTERNVRYAGWKKAVARAKAWEDEE
- the glpX gene encoding class II fructose-bisphosphatase, with protein sequence MKRELAIEFSRVTEAAALAGYHWLGRGDKNAADGAAVHAMRIMLNTIDIDGQIVIGEGEIDEAPMLYIGEKVGTGRGDAVDIAVDPIEGTRMTAMGQANALAVLAVGDKGSFLHAPDMYMEKLIVGPGARGAIDLNLPLDINLKNIALALGKPLSQLTVSILAKPRHDAVIAQLQQLGVRVFSFPDGDVAASILTCMPDSEVDVMYGIGGAPEGVVSAAVIRAMDGDMQARLLARHQVKGDSEENRRLGENELQRCAEMGIEAGQVLKLDQMARNDNVIFAATGITTGDLLQGITRNGNIATSETLLVRGKSRTIRRIQSIHYLDRKDAALHQFIL
- the emrD gene encoding multidrug efflux MFS transporter EmrD, which encodes MLISKTQNRFLLFMLIVLVAVGQMAQTIYVPAMANMAETLNVRSGAIQQVMAAYLMTYGGSQLIYGPLSDSFGRRPVILIGMTIFAIGALIAMFAPSLDILVLGSAVQGLGTGVAGVMARTMPRDLYSGIALRQANSLLNMGILVSPLLAPVIGALLTHLFGWHACFAFLLLLCVGVTASMARWLPETRPVDTPATPFLKRYATLLSDGNFVRYLLLLIGALAGIAVFEASCGVLMGGVLGLDGLTVSILFILPIPAAFFGAWFAGREQKSWHTLMWYGVNSCLLAGLLMWVPAWFGVMNIWTLLVPAALFFFGAGMLFPLATSGAMEPYAWLAGSAGALIGGLQNLGSGVVAWLSALLPQHDQSSLGMLMFVTSLVMLLCWWPLSRHPESGKQAITG
- the fpr gene encoding ferredoxin--NADP(+) reductase; protein product: MAEWINAEVKEVKNWTDALFSLRVEAPIDSFTAGQFAKLALEIDGERVQRAYSYVNAPKDSLLEFYLVTVPEGKLSPRLQALQPGEQVMITKEAAGFFVLDEIPDCQTLWMLATGTAIGPYLSILQQGEDLERFDNIVLVHAARLADDLSFLPLMQQLQQRYQGKLHIQTVVSREEIAGSLHGRVPQLIESGELERAVGLPLTAETSHVMLCGNPQMVRDTQQLLKDTREMRKHFKRKPGHMTSEHYW
- a CDS encoding YiiQ family protein, translating into MKNLPVALLLGLALTFPAWAEDAPALDRSDHLPAAPYLLAGAPTFDMTVAQFREKYNAANPNEPLQEYRAIDSRGDKSNLTRAASKISETLYASTALEQGTGKIKTLQITWLPVPGPDMKAAQARAMDYMTALLRFFIPGLSAEDGRKKLDSLLSAGKGARYFARTEGALRFVVADNGDKGLTFAIEPIKLAIATP
- the tpiA gene encoding triose-phosphate isomerase; amino-acid sequence: MRHPLVMGNWKLNGSKQITKELIEGLRKELSGVDGCGVAIAPPAIYLDLAKHAISGSHIALGAQNVDVNLSGAFTGETSADMLKDVGAKYIIIGHSERRTYHKESDEFIAKKFAVVKEAGLVPVLCIGETDAENEAGQTQEVCARQIDAVLETQGAAAFEGAVIAYEPVWAIGTGKSATPAQAQAVHKFIRDHIAKKDAAIAQQVIIQYGGSVNDKNAAELFTQPDIDGALVGGASLKADAFAVIVKAAAAAKNA
- a CDS encoding CDP-diacylglycerol diphosphatase gives rise to the protein MQGSRRTLKLLTALLVLLIVGLIAAAIHFQKNSNALWQIISEKCVPGMAASGKPAPCQQVNSAQGYVTLKDLNGPLQYLLMPIEKISGMESPIILEPSTPNLFADAWQQRTLLAQKHGAPISDSALSLAINAQYGRTQNQLHIHISCLRPDVRQQLDALAPRLNAQWQSETLRKHRYLIRTLSTAELAQQSAFIRLANEVPHARTEMGKYGLALAQLPDGRLALLALERNWLKLNSGSAEELQDHQCGIL
- the hisD gene encoding histidinol dehydrogenase, giving the protein MSKQRVQFIKQPAGEDAQADASLIATVSDIISNVRQHGDAALQAYSLKFDGVAPEQLEVSAAEIEQVLTQLAPQTRHDSEFAIAQVRRFAEAQRATLQPLEIETLPGVHLGHRIIPIETVGCYVPGGRYPILSAPVMSIVPAVVAGCDNIIACLPPGAHPAMIAICHLAGAHRIFKVGGAQAIAAMAYGTASLPAVDKIVGPGNAFVNEAKRQVFGKVGIDALAGPSEIFIVADDSADPRVLAADLLAQAEHDVRTRVGLATTSERIAHETLREIEAQLSSLPTAKTAGEAWQRQGEIVLCADEDAMVAYTDEIATEHLQIHARDPHALAARIRNYGSLFIGQNASVVFSDKCCGTNHTLPTMAAARYTGGLWVGAYLKTCTHQWIDDQGIAAIAAPAVRQSRTEGMQAHRRAAQIRLQPEKLDAILRGAED
- a CDS encoding ester cyclase, translated to MSTTDTANKATASEKSAEKTSARTQVEPVLQVERRDFVDLVPENRARVQPMRGFDPCYTDIVDYIVRCTHKIWDERDVGLIYSHYTHNCVLYNALGTIYTREQVVLDTLQRLVAFPERRGMATQVIWNGNDVDGFYTSHLVTGSGRHTQPSQYGKPTNRTFTTRTVADCMILENKIYREWVVSDNMSLMRQLGLDTDQIAYNMAKEQFDKGFRLTEIGENRRLLGQYPPESDPDYTLAHSDTEAQVLGWLHEIYNKRMLGKVKDVYASNVQWHGPLMKELYGQASVIHQTLALIGMIPDGAWMPQHICSNPCEEGGTKVAVRWVMEGHHLGYGELGKPTGQRLLVMGMSHYHVVNGKIVDEWVVYDHLAMLAQIKLGQLAETEA